Proteins encoded in a region of the Triticum dicoccoides isolate Atlit2015 ecotype Zavitan chromosome 3A, WEW_v2.0, whole genome shotgun sequence genome:
- the LOC119268663 gene encoding probable mitochondrial-processing peptidase subunit beta, mitochondrial, whose protein sequence is MAAAVAVRSKRRLLPHLYRLLHSTAAPSPNRFLRHASPVPRAADHSPFLRLPAARVSTLPTGLRVVTQSYPAATRMASVGVWVDAGSRFELPGTNGTAHFLEHMAFKGTERRPTANALEVEIEDMGARLNAYTSREQTTFFADVQGRDVPAALDVLSDILQHPRFPQQGIQRERGVILREMEEVQGMMEEVIFDHLHTAAFRDHPLGDTILGPTENIKSISKKDLQQYISTHYTCPRMVVSASGAVDHDEVVDQVRKLFTGFSTDPTTADQLVEANPAIFTGSEVRVENAEMPLAHIAIAFKGSSWTNPSSIPLMVTQSILGSWNRSIGVGNCSGSALARGISNGELAENLMAFNTNYRDTGLFGIYTSAPPDALHDLSRLIMEEFRRLAFRVSETEVARARNQLKSSILLHFDGSTAVSENNGRQMLTYGRVMPFLELFARIDAVDCDTVMKTAKEFIIDKDVALAAVGPISNLPELSWFRSQTVSDDKFTSRIFSLFAQNN, encoded by the exons atggccgccgccgtcgccgtccgctCGAAGCGCAGGCTCCTACCCCACCTCTACCGTCTCCTCCACTccaccgccgccccctcgcccaaCCGCTTCCTCCGCCACGCGTCGCCGGTGCCCCGCGCCGCCGACCACTCCCCTTTTCTCCGCCTCCCCGCCGCGCGCGTCTCCACGCTCCCCACCGGCCTCCGCGTCGTCACCCAGTCCTACCCGGCCGCCACCCGCATGGCCTCCGTCGGCGTCTGGGTCGACGCCGGCAGCCGCTTCGAGCTGCCCGGCACGAACGGCACGGCGCACTTCCTCGAGCACATGGCCTTCAAGGGCACAGAGCGCCGCCCCACCGCGAACGCGCTCGAGGTGGAGATCGAGGACATGGGCGCGCGCCTCAACGCCTACACCTCCCGCGAGCAGACCACCTTCTTTGCCGACGTGCAGGGCCGTGACGTGCCAGCCGCGCTCGATGTTCTCAGCGACATCCTTCAGCACCCGCGCTTTCCGCAGCAGGGCATCCAGCGCGAGCGCGGCGTCATCCTCCGCGAGATGGAGGAG GTGCAAGGAATGATGGAGGAGGTGATATTTGATCACCTGCATACCGCAGCATTCCGAGACCATCCGCTGGGGGACACGATATTAGGTCCTACGGAGAACATTAAATCTATCTCGAAGAAAGATTTGCAGCAGTACATTTCAACGCATTATACCTGTCCTAGAATG GTTGTATCTGCTTCTGGAGCTGTCGATCACGATGAGGTTGTTGATCAAGTCAGAAAATTGTTTACAGGATTCTCTACTGATCCAACTACTGCAGATCAGCTTGTTGAGGCAAATCCGGCTATTTTTACTGGCTCAGAG GTTCGTGTGGAGAATGCCGAGATGCCTCTAGCGCATATTGCAATTGCTTTCAAGGGTTCATCCTGGACTAACCCTAGCTCTATTCCTCTTATGGTGACCCAAAGCATATTGGGATCTTGGAATAGGAGCATCGGCGTAGGGAACTGCTCAGG GTCTGCTTTAGCTCGTGGCATCAGCAATGGTGAGCTAGCTGAGAACTTGATGGCATTCAACACTAACTATCGCGATACAGGATTATTTGGCATCTATACTAGTGCTCCG CCTGACGCACTACATGACCTGTCACGGTTAATAATGGAAGAATTTAGAAGACTTGCATTCAGAGTGTCAGAGACAGAGGTTGCTCGTGCTCGTAATCAG TTGAAGTCCTCTATTTTGCTTCACTTTGATGGATCAACTGCAGTTTCTGAAAATAATGGTCGCCAG ATGCTTACTTATGGACGAGTAATGCCATTCTTGGAGCTTTTTGCTCGGATTGATGCTGTTGACTGTGATACAGTAATGAAAACAGCCAAGGAGTTTATAATTGACAAG
- the LOC119271652 gene encoding uncharacterized protein LOC119271652 produces the protein MEAPQASSAPTSPFSPMPIVPAMVLELTSVADPSRPGNRRRRSPSSPTRPRRPTTSSPCPTRLLPPLLHPASNDKLQPSSQGPGRRRLPKLLHPLQTRLRPCQRPVAARRSTPNQQLLALVFLDLHGLLPVPFVRTAAVTPRPASLCSSRAQAPSLLPLASSEPRPHHCLYSCPSARRAVSCLLIHVPPAASPPTAQATAAAMDW, from the exons ATGGAAGCCCCGCAGGCATCCAGCGCGCCCACAAGCCCCTTCTCCCCGATGCCCATCGTCCCCGCCATGGTTTTGGAGCTCACCTCGGTCGCTGATCCGAGCCGTCCCGGGAATCGACGTCGCCGGAGTCCCTCCTCACCTACAAGACCACGCCGCCCTACCACCTCGTCTCCTTGTCCGACGCGACTCCTGCCTCCTCTGCTTCACCCTGCGTCGAACGACAAGCTGCAACCGTCGTCCCAAGGTCCAGGCCGTCGTCGCCTGCCCAAGCTCCTCCACCCCCTGCAGACTCGTCTCCGACCGTGCCAGCGACCAGTGGCCGCTCGCCGGAGCACACCGAACCAGCAACTGCTCGCCCTAGTCTTCCTCGACCTCCACGGCCTCCTCCCCGTCCCGTTCGTTCGCACCGCTGCCGTCACGCCAAGGCCGGCGTCCCTCTGTTCGTCTCGAGCTCAAGCCCCATCTCTGTTGCCTCTTGCTTCGTCTGAACCGCGCCCCCACCATTGCCTCTACTCATGCCCGAGCGCACGTCGCGCCGTCTCCTGCCTCCTCATCCACGTACCCCCAGCAGCCTCACCTCCGACCGCGCAG GCAACAGCTGCAGCCATGGACTGGTAG